One window of Trichoderma breve strain T069 chromosome 3, whole genome shotgun sequence genomic DNA carries:
- a CDS encoding patatin-like phospholipase domain-containing protein: protein MSAETTTKPYPELAPYDDAYGFSRESFDPSALPNFDCDYLDSEDLIAFETALQAPDPLQSPIDDTASLRSPRSVSSVNLTKRDSTTGSVLEDDAAAVAASAGAAGGDLLVPPTPTLGTFVTAQNDWAPVAPSRHRNRRGSKKKRKDETREGYLYLLSKWPLLFFVFSWLIGLSIAYLSTRWYIWFYEQFWTWRGRREILRKNMRRTSSYKGWVTAAKELDEFLGRKNWREVDDFAYYDSKTVKRELKKAVDDLRALLEACVKNNFVGVENPRLYSQTYYGTKNLVQNFVDDVEKSLRFLLNTEHLDADEKRILFKHVHANYGRTALCLSGGATFAYYHIGVVKAMLDADLLPDVITGTSGGALIAGLVATHTNDELKELLIPALAHRITACGESMKTWFPRWWKTGARFDSVDWAERCSWFTRGSMTFREAYERTGRILNVSCVPADPHSPAILCNYLTSPDCVIWSAVLASAAVPGILNPVVLMMKMRDGTLAPYSFGHKWKDGSLRTDIPIKALNTHFNVNFTVVSQVNPHINLFFFSSRGTVGHPVTHRKGRGWRGGYLMSAIEHYLKLDMNKWLKFIRHAELLPRPLGQDWSQLWLQEFGGTITIWPKSIPSDYWHILTDPDAERLARMIHEGQQSTFPKLKFMSNRLKIERMIEQGRRETRPWARRGSMQRIYSDDDLRSILLEEMAVTSSTTEDDSEQDGEMNSEITPSQDGEYKDEIDT, encoded by the exons ATGTCGGCCGAAACAACGACGAAACCGTATCCCGAGCTTGCTCCATACGACGATGCGTATGGCTTCTCCCGCGAGTCCTTTGACCCGTCAGCGCTACCAAACTTCGACTGTGATTACCTCGATTCCGAAGATTTGATCGCATTCGAGACGGCGTTACAAGCACCCGATCCTCTACAAAGTCCCATCGATGACACAGCCAGCCTAAGGTCGCCGAGGAGCGTCAGTTCTGTTAACCTGACCAAGAGAGATTCGACGACTGGCAGCGTCCTGGAAgatgacgccgccgccgtcgcagcatccgctggtgctgctggaggcGATCTGCTTGTGCCACCGACCCCGACCCTAGGGACCTTTGTCACAGCGCAGAACGACTGGGCGCCGGTGGCCCCCAGCAGACACCGGAACAGACGaggcagcaagaagaagagaaaag ATGAGACTAGAGAAGGATATCTCTATCTGCTCTCCAAATGGCCTCtgcttttcttcgtcttctcatGGCTCATCGGGCTGAGCATCGCATACCTGTCAACGAGGTGGTATATCTGGTTTTACGAACAATTCTGGACATGGCGAGGCCGACGTGAAATTTTGCGTAAGAATATGCGCAGGACTTCCAGCTACAAAGGCTGGGTCACGGCTGCGAAAGAGTTGGATGAGTTCTTAGGCCGAAAGAACTGGAGAGAAGTTGACGACTTTGCCTACTACGACTCCAAAACTGTCAAACGA GAATTGaagaaggctgttgatgatCTGAGGGCACTACTGGAGGCCTGCGTCAAGAATAACTTTGTTGGTGTGGAAAATCCAAGACTGTACAGCCAAACATACTATGGAACCAAGAACCTGGTCCAGAATTTTGTCGATGATG TCGAAAAGAGTCTTCGATTTCTCCTTAATACAGAACACCTCGACGCCGATGAAAAACGAATACTGTTCAAGCACGTACACGCCAACTACGGACGAACAGCCCTTTGTCTATCTGGCGGGGCTACATTTGCCTACTACCATATTGGAGTTGTAAAGGCGATGCTTGATGCCGACCTGCTGCCTGACGTTATCACTGGAACCAGCGGAGGCGCACTGATAGCCGGTCTTGTCGCTACCCATACCAACGATGAACTGAAAGAGCTTCTGATACCGGCACTGGCACATCGGATTACTGCCTGCGGTGAATCTATGAAGACTTGGTTTCCCAGGTGGTGGAAGACTGGCGCGCGCTTTGACTCTGTGGACTGGGCCGAGCGGTGCTCTTGGTTCACGAGGGGCTCAATGACATTTAGGGAGGCATACGAGCGCACCGGCCGTATCCTCAACGTCAGCTGTGTCCCGGCTGACCCCCATTCTCCAGCCATTCTTTGCAACTATCTAACCAGCCCTGACTGTGTTATTTGGTCTGCTGTGCTCGCATCAGCGGCTGTTCCAGGAATCCTCAACCCGGTTGTCCTCATGATGAAAATGCGGGATGGAACCCTAGCACCGTACTCGTTTGGTCACAAGTGGAAAGACGGCAGCTTGAGAACTGATATCCCCATCAAGGCGTTGAATACTCATTTCAACGTCAATTTCACCGTTGTGAGCCAAGTCAACCCACACATaaacctcttcttcttctcttcaagagGCACAGTTGGCCATCCCGTCACTCATCGCAAAGGGCGTGGCTGGCGTGGTGGCTACCTCATGTCGGCAATAGAACACTATCTTAAACTCGACATGAATAAGTGGCTCAAGTTTATTCGCCATGCAGAGCTGCTGCCTCGCCCTCTTGGGCAGGATTGGAGCCAGCTCTGGCTGCAGGAATTTGGCGGCACCATTACCATCTGGCCGAAGTCGATCCCTTCAGATTACTGGCACATTTTGACAGATCCCGACGCCGAGCGATTGGCCCGGATGATACATGAAGGACAGCAGAGTACATTTCCGAAGCTCAAGTTCATGTCTAACCGCCTCAAGATAGAGAGAATGATAGAGcaggggaggagagaaacCAGGCCATGggcgagaagaggaagcatgCAGAGAATTTACAGCGACGATGATTTGAGAAGCATTTTGCTGGAAGAGATGGCAGTGACGTCTTCGACAACGGAAGACGATTCGGAGCAGGATGGTGAGATGAACAGCGAAATTACACCGTCTCAAGATGGTGAGTACAAGGACGAGATTGACACTTGA